In a single window of the Pithys albifrons albifrons isolate INPA30051 chromosome 19, PitAlb_v1, whole genome shotgun sequence genome:
- the CANT1 gene encoding soluble calcium-activated nucleotidase 1 gives MPVPPCHESMSPLRISVGGLPVLASMTKGADPRFRLRWKAIVLSSACVGLVLLLFCLHRSSPARHGPPSPRTWQLGLRAGDRYNDTYPLSPPQRNPEGVRYRIGVIADLDTQSRGSQEHTWFSYLKKGYLVLSDSGDSVTVEWDKDESILQSHLAEKGRGMELSELVVFNGKLYAVDDRTGVVYQIEGNKVVPWVILPDGDGTVGKGFKAEWLAVKDEHLYVGGLGKEWTTTTGEVVNENPLWVKVIGYKGDVSHENWVANYNALRAAAGIRPPGYLIHESASWSDTLQRWFFLPRRASHERYNERADEQRGTNLLLSSTQDFEDVTVGRVGEVVPTHGFSSFKFIPDTDDQIIVALKSEEDNSKISSYIMAFTLDGRLLLPETRIGSVKYEGIEFI, from the exons ATGCCAGTGCCGCCCTGCCATGAGTCTATGAGCCCCCTCCGGATCAGCGTGGGTGGTCTGCCTGTGCTCGCGTCCATGACCAAGGGTGCTGACCCACGTTTCCGACTGCGCTGGAAAGCCATCGTGCTGTCCTCAGCCTGTGTGgggcttgtgctgctgctcttttgCCTGCACCGCTCCTCCCCAGCACGACATGGCCCCCCCAGCCCTCGCACATGGCAGCTTGGCCTGCGGGCAGGGGACCGCTACAATGACACCTACCCACTGTCCCCGCCCCAGAGGAACCCCGAGGGTGTGCGCTACCGCATCGGGGTCATCGCCGACCTGGACACACAGTCACGTGGCTCCCAGGAGCACACCTGGTTCAGTTACCTAAAGAAGGGTTACCTGGTGCTGTCGGACAGTGGGGACAGCGTGACAGTGGAGTGGGACAAGGACGAGAGCATTCTGCAGTCCCACCTGGCTGAGAAGGGCAGGGGCATGGAGCTCTCTGAGCTGGTGGTTTTCAATGGGAAGCTGTATGCCGTGGACGACCGGACAGGTGTGGTCTACCAGATTGAGGGCAACAAGGTGGTGCCCTGGGTGATCCTCCCAGATGGGGATGGCACTGTGGGGAAAG GCTTCAAGGCAGAGTGGCTGGCGGTGAAGGACGAGCACCTGTACGTGGGGGGATTGGGCAAGGAGTGGACCACCACAACAGGGGAGGTGGTGAATGAGAATCCCCTGTGGGTGAAGGTCATTGGCTATAAGGGCGACGTGAGCCATGAGAACTGGGTAGCAAACTACAATGCCCTGAGGGCTGCAGCAGGGATCCGACCCCCAG GGTACCTGATCCACGAGTCGGCCTCCTGGAGCGACACACTGCAGCGCTGGTTCTTCCTGCCGCGCCGCGCCAGCCACGAGCGCTACAACGAGAGGGCGGATGAGCAGCGAGGCACCAacctgctgctgagctccacCCAGGACTTCGAGGACGTGACGGTGGGGCGTGTGGGCGAGGTGGTTCCCACCCACGGCTTCTCCTCCTTCAAGTTCATCCCGGACACAGATGACCAGATCATCGTGGCACTGAAATCAGAAGAAGACAACAGCAAGATCTCCAGCTACATCATGGCCTTCACGCTGGATGGGCGCTTACTCTTGCCTGAGACCAGGATCGGGAGCGTGAAGTACGAGGGCATCGAGTTTATTTAA